The following coding sequences lie in one Niabella agricola genomic window:
- a CDS encoding RagB/SusD family nutrient uptake outer membrane protein — MAIHFNKNDLFIVAILTGAVAIASSCTKMLDQNTQTVITDPVFWKTESDLIGGTNYLYNSLPNFDTPVEDLYSDFSVDVFGGSLNTISDGSRTVPSNDGVWTNSYSYIRAANNVIEKSAGIAASPMKTYCIAQARFFRALNYFRLVRAYGDVPYIGRTITGREDEALYTPRTNRRAVVDSIYADLDFAASNCPQADELPASTSASGAVGKEYGRITRSAALAFKSRVALNEGSWQKFHGAPELQGDKDPAKHFTIARDAALTVINEGKHGLYTAGGALSFQNLFRYPGETYANNKENILARLYGKDIANNVSNNGGYMRPYLTDGRNAATRAFVLTALYSDGLPAGKSSLDSNGKETGLLTDYQNRDPRLVQTLFKVGDPYASIAGGNPLYRNTYYYHQQKYWTGQADFLASPNLFLDFIAIRYAEVLLNYAEAVYELNDNISDADLNKTINLLRQRATNNDNSKLPLLTNAFVTANGLNMRDEIRRERSVELAYEGFRYWDLIRWKTAETELVKPLLERKYFEGLDYGGSTKPTMLNGYVLMQASDKRKFNPQRDYLWPLPSNQIGLSNNTLTQNPNW, encoded by the coding sequence ATGGCAATACATTTTAATAAAAACGATTTATTTATCGTTGCAATCTTAACAGGCGCAGTTGCTATAGCAAGCAGTTGTACCAAAATGCTGGATCAAAATACACAAACAGTGATTACCGACCCTGTTTTTTGGAAAACAGAAAGTGATCTGATAGGTGGAACAAACTACCTCTATAACAGTTTGCCTAATTTTGACACTCCAGTAGAAGACTTATACAGCGATTTTTCTGTGGATGTATTCGGAGGATCACTGAATACAATCAGCGATGGTTCGCGAACGGTGCCATCAAACGACGGAGTATGGACGAACTCCTATTCATACATAAGAGCCGCAAATAATGTAATTGAAAAATCAGCGGGAATTGCGGCCAGCCCGATGAAAACCTATTGCATCGCGCAAGCCCGTTTTTTCCGGGCGCTGAATTATTTCCGGCTGGTAAGAGCCTATGGAGATGTTCCGTATATTGGAAGAACCATTACGGGGCGCGAAGACGAGGCCTTGTATACGCCCAGAACAAATAGAAGGGCGGTTGTTGATTCTATATATGCTGATCTCGATTTCGCAGCATCAAATTGTCCCCAGGCAGATGAATTGCCGGCCAGTACTTCGGCTTCGGGAGCAGTTGGTAAAGAGTATGGTCGCATTACCCGCAGTGCTGCCCTGGCGTTTAAGTCGCGTGTGGCATTGAATGAGGGCAGCTGGCAGAAGTTTCACGGCGCGCCCGAGTTACAGGGCGATAAGGATCCCGCAAAACATTTCACTATAGCCCGGGATGCTGCATTGACGGTAATAAATGAAGGGAAACATGGTTTGTATACCGCCGGCGGAGCGTTGAGTTTTCAAAACCTTTTCCGGTATCCGGGTGAAACCTATGCCAATAATAAAGAAAATATACTGGCACGGTTGTACGGAAAAGATATTGCCAACAATGTATCGAATAACGGGGGCTACATGCGGCCTTATTTAACAGACGGCCGTAATGCGGCTACGCGGGCATTTGTGTTAACCGCGCTTTATTCCGACGGGCTCCCAGCAGGGAAATCGTCGTTAGATTCCAATGGAAAAGAAACAGGGTTATTGACCGATTATCAAAACAGGGATCCCCGATTGGTGCAAACGTTATTTAAGGTAGGAGATCCCTATGCGTCGATAGCAGGTGGCAATCCTTTATACCGTAATACTTATTACTACCACCAGCAAAAATACTGGACCGGGCAGGCCGACTTTTTGGCGAGTCCCAACCTGTTTCTGGATTTCATCGCAATTCGTTACGCGGAAGTACTGCTGAACTATGCTGAGGCCGTTTACGAACTAAACGATAATATCTCAGACGCAGATCTAAATAAAACAATCAACCTGCTCCGGCAAAGGGCCACGAATAACGATAATTCAAAGTTGCCTTTATTAACCAACGCGTTTGTTACTGCAAACGGGCTCAATATGCGTGATGAAATCCGGAGAGAACGTTCAGTGGAACTGGCTTATGAAGGATTCCGTTATTGGGACCTGATAAGATGGAAAACTGCAGAAACAGAGTTGGTAAAGCCTCTTCTTGAACGTAAATATTTTGAAGGTCTGGATTATGGGGGTAGTACCAAACCAACCATGCTGAACGGATATGTACTGATGCAGGCATCTGATAAAAGGAAGTTTAATCCTCAGCGGGACTATTTATGGCCATTGCCGTCTAACCAGATCGGACTCAGTAATAATACCCTTACTCAGAATCCAAACTGGTAA
- a CDS encoding family 43 glycosylhydrolase, with protein MKSFLFLLLTTFSFYACKKASIPSLPTDASAASGFSLAAASLPGTLTDSGIYRIRALASQPAGPVVEVTGNTTAEGAQIQQWSWFPNNGQKWKLVKVDTVYWKLVNLTSAKCLEAPSASEWAILQQGTDDGADLQRWRIDHTGDNFYTLTNKATGMKAVLGTNDSVPGRKIRQTASVTGTADRFEFHNLYFKNPVINGGRPDPYVAARNGYYYFLSTKGNRITIIKTPDMSLLNAMPEITVWTPPAGTAYSSHIWAPELHFLDGKWYIYFAADNGTDDNHRMFVLENANADPTTGTWVVKGKITDASDQWAIDGTVLTIGSSRWFVWSGWESLATKYKQYIYIASMSNPWTITGARVKISSPTNNWEKYEGDGSLGLGVNEGPIILRKDASSPVCLIFSASRYNSDNYCLAQIQLTPGADPKLAASWTNKKQVFVKSTTNSVYGPGHNGFFTSSYTDPNNIVHTDNWLVYHARSTANTPGGTRTTRMQSFNWNADGTPDFGVPVKTGTDLPVPIGE; from the coding sequence ATGAAGTCCTTTCTGTTTTTACTGCTCACAACTTTTTCATTTTATGCCTGTAAAAAGGCCTCCATTCCATCACTTCCAACAGACGCATCCGCTGCATCCGGCTTCAGCCTTGCTGCAGCATCGCTGCCTGGTACGCTAACCGATAGCGGCATCTACCGTATCCGTGCCCTGGCATCTCAACCCGCCGGACCGGTGGTGGAAGTAACCGGTAATACAACGGCCGAGGGGGCACAGATACAGCAATGGTCCTGGTTCCCGAACAACGGACAAAAATGGAAACTGGTAAAAGTCGATACCGTCTACTGGAAACTGGTAAATCTTACCAGTGCCAAGTGTCTTGAAGCGCCTTCCGCCAGTGAGTGGGCGATATTACAACAGGGGACAGACGATGGAGCAGATCTTCAGCGATGGAGGATTGACCATACCGGGGATAATTTTTATACCCTCACCAATAAGGCCACCGGCATGAAAGCCGTACTGGGCACGAATGATAGCGTGCCGGGGCGCAAGATCCGGCAAACAGCCAGCGTAACGGGCACTGCAGACCGTTTTGAGTTTCATAACCTGTATTTTAAAAATCCGGTTATCAACGGCGGGCGCCCGGATCCCTATGTGGCAGCGCGTAACGGCTACTATTATTTTTTAAGTACCAAGGGAAACCGAATCACCATTATTAAGACTCCGGATATGTCTTTATTAAATGCTATGCCGGAGATTACCGTTTGGACGCCGCCTGCCGGAACGGCTTATTCCTCTCATATATGGGCGCCGGAACTGCATTTCCTGGATGGCAAGTGGTATATCTATTTTGCTGCAGACAATGGTACAGACGATAACCACCGCATGTTTGTGCTTGAAAATGCCAATGCAGATCCCACCACCGGCACCTGGGTGGTAAAAGGAAAGATCACGGATGCTTCGGACCAATGGGCCATCGATGGTACGGTGCTGACCATTGGCAGCTCAAGATGGTTTGTGTGGTCTGGCTGGGAGAGCCTGGCCACAAAATACAAACAGTATATTTATATCGCCAGCATGTCTAACCCCTGGACCATTACCGGCGCCAGGGTTAAAATATCTTCGCCCACTAATAACTGGGAGAAATACGAGGGCGATGGATCGCTGGGACTGGGTGTAAACGAAGGCCCCATTATTTTAAGAAAAGACGCCTCCAGTCCGGTTTGCCTTATTTTTTCTGCCAGCAGATATAATAGCGATAATTATTGCCTGGCACAAATTCAGTTAACGCCGGGTGCAGACCCGAAACTGGCCGCCAGCTGGACCAATAAAAAGCAGGTATTTGTTAAGAGTACGACCAATTCCGTTTACGGGCCCGGTCATAATGGGTTTTTTACCAGCAGTTATACAGACCCTAATAATATTGTTCACACCGATAACTGGCTTGTTTACCATGCCCGGAGCACGGCCAATACGCCCGGCGGTACCCGTACCACCCGTATGCAATCGTTTAACTGGAATGCAGACGGCACGCCTGACTTTGGCGTTCCGGTAAAAACAGGAACAGACCTTCCTGTTCCCATTGGGGAATAG
- a CDS encoding DUF2264 domain-containing protein — protein sequence MKCIQNKTGLLGAMLLLVAVTASSQPKRNPKLGLVNPGATSGARDRAQWVRNIYKIAYPVVHNLAEGTLKKNLPLEQGPSYNLVVKDVTYLEAVGRTVAGIAPWLELPDDQTEEGLLRAKMRKELLQGLKNAVDPGNPDCLNFKKQSQPIVDAAYLSHAFLRAPRALWQPLDTVTKQRYIDAFKSLRNRSGAYNNWLVFAALTEGFLRYIGEDYDPVRIDYALNKMKDWYTGDSWYKDGDLFSMDYYNSYVIHPMLTDLIRTLLEKRPGKVHVTAGDYETALRRMVRHAEFLERIIAPDGTYPAFGRSVTYRTAAFQVLGQVALMEKLPGHIQPAQVRCALTKVFSNMFDGNQNFDANGWLVLGFNGHQPMMADVYTSTGSLYMATLGFLPLGLPADHKFWTDPPADWTSKKAWSGQPVKKDYKVEY from the coding sequence ATGAAGTGTATACAAAATAAAACCGGGCTATTAGGGGCCATGTTGTTGCTGGTGGCTGTTACGGCAAGCAGCCAGCCAAAACGTAATCCGAAGCTAGGATTGGTAAATCCTGGTGCGACCAGCGGCGCCCGGGACCGCGCTCAATGGGTAAGGAATATTTACAAAATTGCGTATCCTGTGGTACATAATCTTGCAGAAGGCACATTAAAAAAGAACCTTCCGCTGGAGCAGGGTCCTTCTTATAACCTGGTAGTAAAGGATGTAACGTATCTTGAGGCCGTGGGCCGCACGGTTGCTGGGATCGCGCCCTGGCTGGAGCTTCCGGATGACCAGACCGAAGAAGGCCTGTTGCGTGCAAAAATGCGCAAGGAGCTGCTGCAGGGACTGAAAAATGCAGTTGATCCCGGTAACCCGGATTGCCTGAACTTTAAAAAGCAGAGTCAGCCCATCGTAGACGCAGCGTATTTATCGCATGCCTTCCTGAGAGCTCCCAGGGCCCTGTGGCAGCCACTGGATACGGTAACCAAACAACGCTATATCGATGCTTTTAAATCGTTGCGCAACCGCAGCGGTGCCTACAACAACTGGTTGGTATTTGCTGCACTTACCGAAGGCTTTTTGCGGTACATCGGGGAAGACTATGATCCGGTGCGCATCGATTATGCCTTAAATAAAATGAAGGACTGGTACACCGGCGATAGCTGGTACAAGGATGGCGACCTGTTTAGCATGGACTATTATAATTCATATGTAATTCATCCCATGCTGACCGATCTGATCCGGACACTGCTGGAAAAACGCCCAGGGAAAGTGCACGTAACGGCAGGAGACTATGAAACGGCCCTGCGCCGGATGGTACGGCACGCCGAATTCCTGGAGCGCATCATAGCACCGGACGGAACCTACCCGGCTTTTGGAAGGTCGGTTACCTACCGCACCGCGGCGTTCCAGGTATTGGGCCAGGTGGCGCTGATGGAAAAATTGCCCGGGCATATTCAGCCGGCGCAGGTGCGTTGTGCGCTCACCAAGGTATTTTCCAATATGTTTGACGGCAACCAGAATTTTGATGCCAACGGATGGCTGGTACTGGGTTTTAACGGGCATCAACCGATGATGGCCGATGTATATACCTCTACCGGCAGCTTATATATGGCCACGCTGGGATTTTTGCCGCTGGGGCTGCCGGCCGATCATAAATTCTGGACCGATCCGCCCGCTGACTGGACCAGCAAAAAGGCATGGAGCGGACAGCCGGTGAAGAAGGATTATAAGGTGGAGTATTAG
- a CDS encoding sugar phosphate isomerase/epimerase family protein: protein MMLAAKEPTGAVSRRYFLRKSGLASLGLLTAPSLLKAGSLLTGPGSKISGVQIGVITYSYRSMPGSLQEVLQHTVNSGISAVELMGDAVEQYAGCPADKNQVADWRATVSMEKFKAVKKLFNKAGVSIYAYKPNALGAQNTDAEIEYALRAAKALGARSVTVELPKDPQQTERLGKLGAKHKVYIGYHAHTQATDTLWDTALAQSPYNSMNLDCGHYIAAKGHSTESLLALIKKRHNRITSMHLKDRQAAANGGANLPWGEGDTPIKEILSLLKTSKYPIPVTIELEYKIPEGSDAVQEVKKCLAYAKKALSA, encoded by the coding sequence ATGATGCTTGCAGCAAAAGAGCCTACCGGCGCCGTTTCGCGCCGTTATTTTTTAAGAAAAAGTGGTTTGGCCTCACTAGGTTTATTAACGGCCCCTTCCCTTTTAAAAGCCGGAAGCCTGTTGACGGGTCCCGGTTCAAAAATTTCGGGCGTCCAGATCGGTGTCATCACTTATTCTTACCGGAGCATGCCGGGAAGCCTGCAGGAGGTTTTACAACATACAGTAAATAGCGGTATCAGTGCCGTTGAGCTGATGGGCGATGCCGTAGAGCAATATGCCGGCTGTCCTGCCGATAAAAACCAGGTAGCAGACTGGCGTGCCACGGTATCCATGGAAAAGTTCAAGGCTGTGAAAAAGCTGTTTAACAAGGCCGGTGTATCTATCTATGCCTACAAGCCGAATGCCCTGGGTGCTCAAAACACGGATGCAGAAATTGAATATGCCCTCCGGGCCGCAAAAGCACTGGGAGCAAGGTCGGTTACGGTAGAACTGCCGAAAGATCCGCAGCAAACGGAACGCCTGGGCAAATTAGGAGCCAAACATAAAGTATATATCGGATACCATGCCCATACACAGGCAACCGATACCCTATGGGATACAGCGCTGGCACAATCACCCTACAATTCCATGAACCTGGACTGCGGCCATTATATTGCGGCAAAGGGGCATAGCACGGAATCCCTGCTGGCATTGATCAAAAAACGGCACAACCGGATTACTTCCATGCATTTGAAAGACCGGCAGGCAGCAGCCAATGGCGGAGCCAACCTGCCCTGGGGCGAAGGAGATACTCCTATTAAAGAAATTTTGTCGCTGCTTAAAACCAGCAAGTATCCAATTCCCGTTACCATTGAACTGGAGTATAAGATCCCCGAAGGATCGGATGCGGTGCAGGAGGTAAAAAAATGCCTGGCCTACGCTAAAAAAGCATTGAGTGCCTGA
- a CDS encoding SusC/RagA family TonB-linked outer membrane protein encodes MPFKDSGHGLRQRGCWLIAVLFLLVPTLLHAQSRPIQGVVTDANNIPVPNASVINKTTGQGVATNIEGRFRINASAADALEISAINYETATTTVGSQTSLTVKLNATSTSLEDVVVVGYGSKSKRDVGGAVLSVDQKVLKDRPVTNTLAALQGTAPGLVITRTNGQPGREGLSARIRGITSLGAGNSPLVIIDGIEGDINSLNPNDIQSISVLEDAASASIYGAKAGGGVILVTTKGGRANQRTQVDITSMYTWRTPYARPELISSRKQAELQNAARKFANQNPDFTEEQLNWLDDPKINEVWNTNTSTWDYYYNYNLEDILMRKQSPQRNINLTASGGGDKSTFLFSLGYMDQQGVFKFGPDSYNKFNARLNYNTKLSKIFSLDSRLSFARENIDAPPTGVTGEGLMYGVYSIRAARNPIFTPGTGETKYAYIGTISTAYPILKDGGYDREDKYNLNGVFSLSAKQLLRGLDLKAVYSPGMVLSNRAIFNRTVPRYTIDKDMNPVAGTPINQVNSLSKTRPFTITQNFYATADYDYKVDRHSFHLLGGYEFKSYKYDWIQAIQRALLLNDFPTLNYTTLATADVGNVGDNMQINTWLSYFGRLSYNFANKYYFEGTLRQDGSSRLAPGHKFQTFYAGNAFWRVAQEDWFKNALPWVNELKLAVSYGTAGGAQTADPNVNNYDFQSPLSRGYYPFNDSRTAYFFQGSLPSESKAWEVISTANFGFDLEVLKRRLTIHYDYFIKKNNNVFVGQQLPALLGVTPNQANLAAVQVKGWGVTVNWNDRFKNGSYFISANLSDDKNKVVRYDGSVSYNAGINSAIPGMSTNSIFGYKADGYFDTQDELKSVPVRTTNTGVGDIKLVDINNDGFINQGINTAANHGDLVYLGNTNSRYVFGFNAGVNWKGFDFSVLFNGVGKRSLLLEPYATIAFYDGWRMPWAIHEDYWTPENPNAKFPAIRMSDRVNDVVSSHWVQDASYIRLKNLQVGYTLSKRMHHIKAVGDIRVYFSGQDLWEKTGMWFNYFDPENTDRVTFGYPLWRSYAAGLNISF; translated from the coding sequence ATGCCATTTAAGGATTCAGGCCATGGGCTTCGCCAGCGCGGTTGCTGGTTGATTGCCGTACTATTTTTACTGGTGCCTACGCTGCTACATGCGCAGTCGAGGCCAATTCAGGGTGTTGTAACCGATGCGAACAATATCCCGGTACCCAACGCATCTGTTATCAATAAAACCACCGGACAGGGCGTGGCCACTAATATTGAGGGGCGGTTCAGGATCAATGCTTCCGCAGCCGACGCGCTGGAGATTTCAGCGATCAACTATGAAACCGCCACCACCACGGTGGGATCGCAGACATCGCTTACGGTGAAGTTAAATGCGACCTCAACAAGCCTGGAAGATGTGGTAGTGGTAGGGTATGGGTCTAAAAGTAAGCGGGATGTAGGCGGAGCTGTTCTGTCGGTTGATCAGAAGGTGCTAAAAGACAGACCTGTGACCAATACGCTTGCTGCGCTTCAGGGAACTGCTCCAGGGCTTGTGATTACCCGTACCAATGGTCAGCCGGGGAGAGAGGGTTTGTCGGCCCGTATAAGAGGGATTACTTCGCTCGGCGCTGGGAACTCGCCACTTGTAATCATCGATGGAATCGAAGGTGATATCAACTCCTTAAATCCCAATGATATACAATCTATATCCGTGTTGGAAGATGCAGCATCGGCCTCTATATACGGAGCCAAAGCCGGTGGCGGTGTAATATTGGTAACAACCAAAGGCGGGCGTGCCAATCAAAGGACCCAGGTGGATATTACATCTATGTATACCTGGAGAACGCCTTATGCCCGACCCGAGCTGATTAGTTCCAGGAAACAGGCGGAGCTGCAAAATGCTGCGAGAAAGTTTGCAAATCAGAACCCGGATTTTACGGAGGAGCAACTGAATTGGCTGGATGATCCGAAAATTAACGAAGTGTGGAATACCAATACCAGCACCTGGGATTATTATTATAATTATAATCTGGAAGATATTTTGATGCGCAAACAGAGTCCGCAGCGCAACATTAACCTCACCGCCAGTGGCGGTGGAGATAAATCTACCTTTCTGTTTTCTTTAGGATACATGGACCAGCAGGGGGTGTTTAAATTCGGACCGGACAGTTATAACAAGTTCAACGCCCGTCTGAATTATAACACAAAATTGTCTAAGATCTTCAGTTTGGACTCAAGACTTTCATTTGCAAGGGAGAATATTGACGCTCCCCCAACCGGAGTAACAGGAGAGGGGCTCATGTATGGCGTATATTCTATCCGGGCGGCACGCAACCCGATATTTACACCGGGTACCGGCGAGACAAAATATGCGTATATCGGAACCATCTCCACAGCCTATCCTATATTGAAAGACGGAGGATACGACCGGGAGGATAAATATAATCTGAATGGGGTATTCAGCTTATCGGCAAAACAGCTGTTACGCGGGCTTGACCTGAAAGCCGTGTATAGCCCGGGAATGGTATTATCAAACCGGGCAATTTTTAACCGGACCGTGCCCCGTTATACAATTGATAAAGATATGAACCCGGTAGCAGGGACACCTATTAACCAGGTAAATTCTTTAAGTAAAACAAGGCCGTTTACAATTACTCAAAATTTTTATGCAACGGCTGATTATGATTATAAGGTTGACCGGCACAGTTTTCATTTGCTGGGCGGCTATGAATTCAAATCCTATAAGTATGACTGGATACAGGCCATTCAACGTGCGTTGCTGTTAAACGATTTCCCAACATTGAATTATACGACACTAGCCACAGCCGATGTGGGAAATGTGGGAGATAATATGCAGATAAACACGTGGCTTTCTTATTTCGGAAGATTGTCTTATAACTTTGCAAACAAGTATTATTTTGAAGGTACATTAAGACAGGATGGTAGTTCCCGTCTGGCTCCCGGTCATAAATTTCAGACATTTTATGCGGGTAATGCTTTTTGGCGGGTGGCGCAGGAGGACTGGTTTAAGAATGCATTGCCCTGGGTAAATGAATTAAAGCTTGCTGTGTCCTATGGTACTGCTGGTGGTGCGCAAACTGCAGATCCGAATGTGAACAATTATGATTTCCAAAGCCCGCTTTCAAGGGGATACTATCCATTTAATGATTCACGTACCGCTTATTTCTTCCAGGGCAGCCTTCCGTCAGAAAGCAAGGCCTGGGAAGTAATCTCAACCGCAAATTTTGGATTTGACCTTGAAGTACTGAAAAGAAGACTGACCATTCACTATGATTACTTTATTAAAAAGAATAATAACGTATTTGTTGGACAGCAACTTCCAGCACTCTTAGGGGTTACACCTAATCAGGCGAACCTGGCAGCAGTACAGGTGAAAGGATGGGGCGTAACAGTAAACTGGAATGACCGGTTTAAGAACGGAAGCTATTTTATATCAGCGAATCTCAGCGATGATAAAAATAAAGTTGTTCGGTACGATGGTTCAGTATCTTATAATGCCGGAATCAACTCTGCAATTCCCGGAATGTCAACCAATTCAATTTTCGGATACAAAGCAGATGGGTATTTCGACACACAGGATGAACTGAAGAGCGTTCCGGTTAGAACCACCAACACTGGAGTGGGCGACATTAAATTAGTTGACATCAATAACGATGGGTTTATCAATCAGGGAATCAACACGGCTGCAAACCACGGGGACCTGGTATACCTGGGCAATACAAACTCGCGCTATGTTTTTGGTTTCAATGCCGGGGTGAACTGGAAAGGATTTGATTTTTCTGTGTTGTTTAATGGTGTCGGAAAAAGGAGCCTCTTATTAGAGCCTTATGCTACGATTGCTTTTTACGACGGCTGGAGAATGCCCTGGGCAATCCATGAAGATTACTGGACTCCGGAGAATCCAAATGCAAAATTCCCGGCGATACGGATGAGCGACCGGGTAAATGATGTCGTGTCTTCTCACTGGGTACAGGATGCCAGCTATATACGTCTTAAAAATTTACAGGTCGGATATACGTTGTCAAAGCGAATGCACCACATAAAAGCAGTAGGTGATATACGTGTTTATTTCTCGGGCCAGGACCTGTGGGAAAAAACCGGAATGTGGTTTAACTACTTTGACCCCGAAAATACAGACAGGGTAACGTTTGGATACCCGCTGTGGCGGAGCTATGCAGCAGGATTAAACATCAGTTTTTAA
- a CDS encoding glycoside hydrolase family 88 protein → MQSASKDTPDRFVEDNMTYARQMLGMQLKVADLQFAAPKGAYPRTTDKNGKLVTTSMYDWTPGFFPGNLWYAYEYSKDETLKKEALRWTEKMEPLKTFTEHHDLGFMMYCSYGNAYRLTHNPAYKEILVQSARSLATRFDPRVGSIKSWNRFVSWHGNKTYYYPVIVDNLMNLELLFFASEVSGDTTYRHVAVTHARNAMKNQVRPDYSTYHVVCYDPASPAVVGRETAQGYADNSTWARGQAWAIYGFTMIYRFTKDPQFLKTAAGLADFYINHKNLPADKIPYWDFNIDQPGYTPGIKSNAPNVKTPYRDASAAAITASALLELSGYVDDRKAGSYKQFAIATLQSLAGPEYRAKAHTNGNFILKHSVGSIPHNNEIDVPLVYADYYFLEALLRYRKIAHNEKLFEE, encoded by the coding sequence ATGCAATCCGCATCGAAGGATACTCCCGATCGTTTTGTAGAAGACAATATGACGTATGCCAGACAGATGCTTGGTATGCAATTAAAAGTTGCAGATCTTCAATTCGCTGCTCCCAAAGGGGCCTATCCCCGTACTACGGATAAAAACGGAAAGTTGGTGACGACCTCCATGTACGACTGGACACCCGGGTTCTTCCCTGGTAATCTTTGGTATGCTTACGAGTATTCAAAAGATGAAACGCTGAAAAAGGAAGCACTCCGGTGGACGGAAAAAATGGAACCTCTGAAAACCTTTACGGAGCATCATGACCTGGGATTTATGATGTATTGCAGCTATGGCAATGCTTACAGGCTTACGCATAACCCCGCATATAAAGAGATCCTGGTACAATCCGCACGCTCGCTGGCCACCCGTTTTGACCCTAGGGTCGGCAGTATCAAATCCTGGAACCGCTTTGTTTCCTGGCACGGGAATAAGACCTATTATTATCCGGTAATCGTGGATAATTTAATGAACCTTGAGTTGTTGTTTTTTGCTTCGGAGGTTTCGGGCGATACTACCTACAGGCATGTGGCTGTAACGCATGCACGAAATGCCATGAAGAACCAGGTACGCCCCGATTACAGCACCTATCATGTGGTTTGCTATGATCCTGCATCGCCGGCTGTAGTGGGGCGGGAAACGGCACAGGGCTATGCCGATAATTCTACCTGGGCGAGGGGACAGGCCTGGGCCATTTACGGGTTCACCATGATTTACCGTTTTACAAAAGACCCGCAATTTCTGAAAACCGCAGCCGGACTCGCTGATTTCTATATCAACCATAAAAACCTGCCGGCGGATAAGATCCCGTACTGGGACTTTAATATTGATCAGCCGGGTTATACACCGGGTATAAAATCCAATGCGCCGAATGTAAAGACACCATACCGCGATGCTTCGGCCGCAGCCATCACCGCATCGGCATTGCTGGAGCTGAGCGGCTATGTAGATGACCGGAAAGCCGGCTCATACAAACAATTTGCCATCGCAACATTGCAGTCGTTAGCCGGTCCGGAATACCGTGCAAAAGCGCATACCAACGGCAACTTTATCCTGAAGCACAGTGTGGGCAGTATTCCGCATAACAATGAAATTGATGTGCCCCTGGTATACGCCGACTATTATTTCCTGGAAGCATTACTGCGGTATCGCAAAATTGCGCACAACGAAAAACTGTTTGAGGAATAA